Proteins encoded by one window of Desulfomicrobium macestii:
- a CDS encoding sigma-54 interaction domain-containing protein: MTDVLALKEWGERLRGCSRPDEVARCLASAVASLIETRACAVGVFLFDQGRQSLLLAGRHPCDAAVFSELSAIPAWELDDPLAFSVHCGKACRVESELYAGLPPSLEQLCADIEGHIRCAVVEPLTAPGNVVLGGVVMAFRSRPDILADHVRIVLDYAAAVLDVVMLKGRHHSIVNGLSEDCVRLEREAREARLRPEKSILGQSESMEEIRSMVVNISASDVPVLITGETGTGKEVVATAIHNASSRRQGPFVQINCAALPSNLLESELFGHRKGAFSGAEADHAGLLRSANGGTVLLDEIGDMPVNVQSKLLRVLQEHTVRPVGDVRSHAVNIRVLAATNRDMEEAVEQGVFRRDLFHRLALFHLKLPPLRERLGDLPILARHCLAQLSVRYQRPGLSIAPEAWAALRSLPYHGNVREFFSKLERAVIMMHKDATVISAEGIIGEYSTCKYGRMKLHELVNTYESSVILEFMKFYENRKKDVSQSLGIPIRTLNHKLRRIVDRSYS, encoded by the coding sequence GTGACGGATGTTCTGGCCCTGAAGGAGTGGGGCGAACGTCTGCGTGGCTGCTCCAGGCCCGATGAGGTGGCTCGCTGTCTGGCTAGCGCCGTGGCCTCCCTGATCGAAACAAGGGCTTGTGCGGTCGGCGTCTTTCTTTTCGATCAGGGCAGACAGTCCCTGCTGCTGGCGGGCCGCCATCCCTGCGATGCGGCAGTCTTCAGCGAGTTGTCCGCCATTCCTGCGTGGGAACTGGACGACCCCCTGGCCTTCAGCGTGCACTGCGGCAAGGCCTGTCGGGTTGAATCGGAATTGTACGCGGGGCTTCCCCCGTCCCTTGAACAGCTCTGCGCCGACATCGAAGGGCACATCCGATGCGCGGTGGTGGAACCCCTGACGGCGCCTGGGAATGTTGTCCTTGGCGGAGTCGTCATGGCCTTCCGGAGCAGGCCGGATATCCTGGCCGACCATGTGCGGATCGTGCTCGATTACGCCGCTGCCGTATTGGATGTGGTCATGCTCAAGGGGCGGCATCATTCCATCGTGAACGGTTTGAGCGAAGACTGCGTCCGACTTGAACGCGAAGCCCGGGAGGCCCGTCTGCGGCCAGAGAAGAGTATTCTCGGGCAGAGCGAATCCATGGAGGAGATCCGGTCGATGGTCGTGAACATTTCGGCCAGCGACGTGCCGGTTCTCATTACCGGCGAAACGGGTACGGGCAAGGAGGTTGTGGCTACGGCAATCCACAATGCAAGCAGTCGTCGCCAGGGTCCCTTCGTGCAGATCAACTGCGCGGCCTTGCCATCCAATCTCCTGGAGAGCGAGCTGTTCGGGCACCGCAAGGGCGCTTTCAGCGGAGCGGAGGCCGATCATGCGGGTCTGTTGCGTAGCGCCAACGGAGGGACGGTCCTGCTGGACGAGATTGGGGACATGCCGGTCAATGTCCAGTCCAAGCTGCTCCGGGTGCTGCAGGAGCACACCGTGCGCCCCGTGGGGGACGTTCGTTCGCACGCCGTGAACATCCGTGTCTTGGCGGCTACCAACCGAGATATGGAAGAGGCCGTGGAGCAAGGCGTCTTTCGTCGCGATCTTTTTCACAGGTTGGCCCTGTTTCATCTGAAGCTTCCGCCGCTGCGCGAGCGTTTGGGGGATCTGCCAATCCTTGCCCGGCATTGTCTGGCGCAGCTTTCGGTTCGATATCAGCGGCCTGGCTTGAGCATAGCGCCCGAAGCCTGGGCAGCACTGCGATCATTGCCTTATCACGGAAACGTTCGAGAATTTTTTTCCAAGCTGGAGCGGGCGGTGATCATGATGCATAAAGATGCAACCGTTATCTCCGCAGAAGGTATTATTGGTGAATATTCTACCTGTAAGTACGGAAGAATGAAGCTGCATGAACTTGTCAATACGTATGAATCGTCCGTTATCCTCGAATTCATGAAGTTTTATGAAAACAGAAAGAAGGATGTGTCGCAGTCTCTTGGGATACCGATTCGTACACTCAATCACAAGCTTCGGCGTATTGTTGATCGCAGCTATTCATAA
- the tssK gene encoding type VI secretion system baseplate subunit TssK: MLSEKIFWFEGMAVAPQHFQQQDRYVSSQIRMRILAHVHHGWGFMDFSIDEQYLALGKVVLNRAKGFLPDGTVFDVGQGQEALALDIPSGITNRRVVLALPLAAEGTSEVRQEGTQGISTPYVAHRVSIRDSVAGSHKEMEIACCRLDLRLMLEEDTEVKGYISMPVVQILECKPDRTVLLDKDFMPTFLHLAASPLLSGYLREIVGLLSHRGDQLALRVSSAGQTGTAEAADFWLLQCINRVEPVFRHLGQTPGLHPEEFYVRLLGLVGELSSFAESRKRPGELMPYDHSAQDAVFSNLMSHARQALSMVLEQHAVELPLQERKYGILVSPIHDRNLLSTATFVLAVRADMDSETIRATMPRQLKISSVERIRDMVRLQLPGIKVRVLPVAPRQIPFHAGKTYFKLDITSEELAQLELSGGFALHVSGTFPGIHLQFWAIKE, from the coding sequence ATGCTTTCCGAGAAAATATTTTGGTTCGAGGGCATGGCCGTGGCTCCGCAGCATTTTCAGCAGCAAGACCGGTATGTAAGTTCCCAGATTCGAATGCGGATCCTTGCACATGTTCACCATGGTTGGGGATTCATGGATTTTTCCATCGACGAGCAATATCTGGCTCTTGGCAAAGTGGTGTTGAACAGGGCCAAGGGATTCTTGCCCGACGGCACGGTGTTCGATGTGGGGCAGGGGCAAGAGGCCTTGGCCCTGGACATCCCGTCGGGCATCACCAATCGGCGCGTAGTGTTGGCCCTGCCGTTGGCGGCGGAGGGAACTTCAGAGGTTCGCCAAGAGGGGACCCAGGGCATCTCGACTCCGTATGTGGCCCATCGAGTTTCCATCAGAGACAGTGTCGCGGGCAGCCACAAGGAGATGGAGATCGCCTGCTGCCGATTGGATCTGAGGCTCATGCTCGAAGAGGATACAGAGGTTAAGGGATATATCAGCATGCCTGTCGTGCAGATCCTGGAGTGCAAGCCGGATAGGACTGTCCTGCTCGACAAGGATTTCATGCCGACCTTTCTGCATCTTGCGGCCTCTCCGCTTTTGTCCGGATACCTGCGGGAAATAGTCGGCCTGCTTTCACATCGGGGCGATCAGCTGGCCTTGCGGGTGAGCAGCGCAGGACAGACGGGCACGGCCGAAGCCGCCGATTTCTGGCTTCTTCAGTGCATCAACCGTGTGGAACCCGTGTTTCGGCATTTGGGACAGACTCCGGGGCTGCACCCGGAGGAGTTTTATGTGCGGCTGCTCGGTCTCGTTGGTGAATTGTCCTCCTTTGCGGAATCCCGGAAGAGGCCTGGGGAATTGATGCCGTATGATCACAGCGCCCAGGACGCGGTTTTTTCCAACTTGATGAGTCATGCCCGGCAAGCCCTGAGCATGGTGCTGGAGCAGCATGCCGTGGAGTTGCCCTTGCAGGAGCGCAAGTATGGCATCCTCGTATCGCCGATCCACGATCGCAACCTGCTCAGCACCGCGACTTTCGTTCTGGCCGTGCGCGCGGACATGGATTCCGAAACCATCCGGGCCACGATGCCAAGGCAACTCAAGATCAGTTCCGTGGAACGAATTCGCGACATGGTTCGGCTGCAGTTGCCCGGGATCAAGGTTCGGGTCCTGCCCGTTGCGCCGCGTCAAATACCCTTTCATGCCGGCAAGACATACTTCAAGCTGGATATAACCTCTGAAGAACTGGCGCAGCTTGAACTTTCCGGTGGCTTCGCACTGCACGTTTCCGGAACATTTCCAGGCATTCATCTGCAATTCTGGGCCATCAAGGAGTAG
- the icmH gene encoding type IVB secretion system protein IcmH/DotU, with amino-acid sequence MQSRDDDKTKFEGEAHAPEKSRLPDEEVHVTPGEHGSRSAVYIAQQASLEDYTPGLNPLVNCASGLLLEMVRLRALGSETVKSQGEGETRDEELGLDGLRNRLEAEIRGFENRALGSEIDHSQVLAARYVLCTALDESVSTSPQGAQGGWSRKALLSTFHNETWGGEKFFQIIDRCIQQPARNLYLLELMYLLLSLGFEGRYKLQSRGPIELELLRERIYRQIRILRGEPAQDLCKKLPDGNYKNKIYTYVPLYLLVIFVVTCLAATYASFFHILDNRAEPLLHQFAISSSASGREGK; translated from the coding sequence ATGCAATCCAGAGATGATGACAAGACAAAGTTTGAAGGGGAGGCGCACGCGCCCGAAAAGTCGCGGCTTCCGGATGAGGAAGTGCACGTGACGCCCGGGGAGCATGGCTCGCGTTCCGCGGTCTATATTGCGCAACAGGCATCCCTGGAAGATTATACTCCAGGGTTGAACCCGCTGGTCAACTGTGCTTCCGGCTTGCTGCTTGAGATGGTGCGTTTGAGGGCGTTGGGTTCTGAAACGGTGAAGTCGCAGGGTGAGGGTGAAACCCGAGATGAAGAACTCGGATTGGATGGCCTCAGAAACCGTCTTGAAGCCGAGATTCGTGGTTTCGAGAACAGGGCGCTGGGAAGCGAGATCGATCATTCGCAAGTACTGGCGGCGCGCTACGTGTTGTGCACGGCTCTTGACGAGAGCGTGAGCACCTCGCCGCAAGGTGCTCAGGGGGGCTGGTCGCGCAAGGCTCTCTTGAGCACCTTTCACAACGAAACATGGGGAGGAGAGAAGTTTTTTCAGATTATAGACAGGTGCATACAGCAACCGGCGCGCAATCTTTATCTTCTTGAACTGATGTATCTTTTGCTCAGCCTCGGTTTCGAGGGGCGTTACAAGCTACAATCCCGCGGACCGATAGAATTGGAGTTGTTGCGTGAACGGATATACCGGCAAATCCGCATACTTCGTGGAGAGCCCGCTCAGGATTTGTGCAAGAAATTGCCGGACGGGAATTACAAGAACAAAATCTATACATACGTTCCCCTTTATCTTCTGGTCATCTTCGTTGTTACTTGTCTGGCCGCCACTTACGCGTCTTTTTTTCACATTCTCGATAATCGCGCAGAACCTCTTTTGCATCAGTTCGCGATCAGTTCTTCTGCAAGCGGGAGGGAAGGCAAATGA
- the tssM gene encoding type VI secretion system membrane subunit TssM yields MIRRCCNFLLKTLKTPWVQGLICALLLVMVLWVAGPLVAVAGHVFFESTTSRLVGTLVIVFIWGLMVAILSSRQRRREAADPEIATRKEKDAALQDRLREDFRHIRHTIKTAIKTVTTSNFYGPTSRSRYALPWYMVLGPENCGKTSLLLNSGLQFPLNEQADRHLYKLKSTGKIEVLFANQAVFIDTPGFYAQCNQESREHGLWTYLLRHLFRERPAKALNGIIVCVSMRDMIDGDTARREHLARTIRTRLGEVLKNLRSYTPVYLVFTKCDAVPGFAQFFAHLSRNEREQIFGCPARSSAMDLDATRQELHELMQTLNAQIITKIHQERDCLARARMFRFPQELAALGSRIEDLIFEAFGPSRYHRPVMFRGFFFSSALSSSDVMTGAAREGELAYQSGFQSFLGDYAKGFFLLRLLEGFVIPEAGLADADREHIWMLRFRRFGTQLAAGIVLIAGVSLLAFSFKDNFRRMELLEVMSNDFKREQQAHLEAGDALKILPELAPLEKALTVYDRHQDPFLSRRMGLYQGDVFEGATRRAYTGVLNARLLPRVREMAVNTMGESLDDLGALKSALRAYLMLCQPEKLSERFLKEWLETRWAELYPEGVADQRMLMRHMSFLIEEGISPVSPDEETLAKARTALLKKPLSHLAYQQMKEEASEGGNSAFTFHGVFGGRISAFSGDTYAIPYLYTLEGFHEYIMERCPEIIKELTEDSWVFGPKSMLFSALDVEKISKDVRVLYFKDYARHWNQALQELRVFTPRSLVGAADLAEQLGSGVSPVVLMLRELRKNTTFVTREEQESGLESAVEDQAAKRGTRKLAGVAGTALAKAATESVLDVVAQARTKVAREALRDAQLVTQSFKHLDSLIDAEGNPAPALKGVHDAMRDAGLLFRRINDSNNRSKQLLAALQDIAEDRDDTLHSLSSAAERLPAPVRKWYSTVSTGGLKQMLAEAASIIDSVYHDSVLHVYNAGLKELYPLRIDSELDANLVEFTNFFKKAGVFDVFHDTYIRPFVSKNGEIRPVLGCSLPISKESIEQLQRVRKIQDAFFVSDNDLGISFLIEPYALDVKLKQVELSHGSKMLSYWHGPVQGANFVWPLDAGQSPEASLAMTDVHAVRAFKEMRGDWAFFRLLQNGKVKLMEGNKCIVELYENGKWAQFLIQFRNKANPFDPEVCSFSLPETLF; encoded by the coding sequence ATGATCCGTCGTTGTTGTAATTTCCTGCTGAAAACTCTGAAGACACCCTGGGTACAGGGACTGATTTGCGCGTTGCTTCTTGTTATGGTGCTATGGGTGGCCGGGCCGCTGGTAGCCGTGGCTGGGCATGTCTTTTTCGAGAGCACGACATCCCGTCTGGTGGGCACGCTCGTGATTGTGTTCATCTGGGGGCTCATGGTGGCGATACTGTCTTCGCGGCAGCGCAGAAGAGAGGCGGCAGATCCCGAAATTGCGACTCGCAAAGAGAAGGATGCGGCTTTACAGGATCGCCTTCGCGAGGACTTCCGGCACATAAGGCACACCATCAAGACGGCCATCAAGACCGTTACAACCTCGAATTTTTATGGACCCACGAGCCGCTCACGCTATGCCCTGCCGTGGTATATGGTCCTGGGGCCTGAGAATTGCGGCAAGACGTCGCTTTTACTGAATTCCGGATTGCAGTTTCCCTTGAACGAGCAGGCCGACAGGCATCTCTACAAGCTGAAGAGTACCGGTAAGATCGAGGTCCTTTTTGCCAATCAGGCCGTGTTCATAGATACCCCTGGATTCTATGCCCAGTGCAATCAGGAATCCAGGGAGCACGGACTTTGGACCTATCTGCTTCGGCACTTGTTCAGGGAGCGTCCGGCCAAGGCGCTGAACGGCATCATCGTTTGCGTAAGCATGCGCGACATGATCGACGGTGATACCGCCCGGCGCGAGCATCTGGCCCGGACGATTCGGACACGGTTGGGCGAAGTGCTGAAAAATTTGCGCTCCTACACGCCCGTATATCTCGTGTTCACCAAGTGTGACGCGGTTCCGGGCTTCGCGCAGTTCTTTGCGCATTTGTCCCGGAACGAGCGCGAGCAGATATTCGGTTGCCCGGCTCGTTCAAGCGCCATGGACTTGGACGCGACGCGTCAGGAACTTCATGAACTGATGCAGACCTTGAACGCCCAGATAATCACGAAGATACATCAGGAGAGGGATTGCCTCGCTCGGGCCAGGATGTTTCGTTTTCCACAGGAACTGGCTGCGTTGGGTTCCAGGATCGAGGATCTTATTTTCGAGGCGTTTGGGCCATCCCGCTATCACCGGCCGGTCATGTTTCGGGGTTTTTTCTTTTCGAGCGCCCTGTCTTCCTCGGATGTGATGACTGGCGCCGCCCGCGAAGGAGAGCTCGCTTATCAGAGCGGTTTTCAATCCTTTTTGGGCGATTACGCCAAGGGTTTTTTCCTGCTGCGATTGCTTGAAGGGTTCGTCATTCCGGAGGCCGGCCTGGCGGACGCCGACCGGGAGCACATCTGGATGCTGCGTTTTCGCCGCTTCGGCACGCAGTTGGCGGCAGGGATTGTGCTCATTGCGGGCGTGTCTCTTCTTGCGTTCAGTTTCAAGGACAATTTTCGCCGGATGGAATTACTGGAGGTCATGTCCAATGATTTCAAACGGGAACAGCAGGCACACCTTGAGGCTGGAGACGCTCTGAAAATCTTGCCCGAACTCGCGCCTTTGGAGAAGGCTTTGACGGTTTATGACCGCCACCAGGATCCATTCCTTTCGCGCAGGATGGGCTTGTATCAGGGTGATGTTTTCGAGGGGGCGACCAGACGCGCCTATACCGGGGTTTTGAACGCGCGCCTCCTGCCGCGAGTGCGAGAAATGGCCGTGAATACCATGGGTGAATCCCTGGACGATCTGGGAGCTCTGAAGTCGGCCCTTCGGGCCTATTTGATGCTCTGTCAGCCCGAAAAGCTGAGCGAAAGGTTTCTCAAGGAGTGGCTGGAGACGCGATGGGCCGAGCTTTATCCCGAAGGAGTGGCGGACCAGCGCATGCTGATGCGGCATATGTCCTTCCTAATTGAAGAGGGGATTTCTCCGGTATCTCCAGACGAAGAGACCCTTGCCAAAGCGAGAACGGCCTTGCTCAAAAAGCCGCTTTCGCATCTGGCCTACCAGCAGATGAAAGAAGAAGCCTCCGAGGGCGGGAACTCGGCATTTACATTTCATGGAGTTTTCGGAGGCCGCATCTCCGCATTCTCCGGGGACACGTACGCCATTCCGTATCTGTATACTCTTGAAGGCTTTCACGAATATATCATGGAACGCTGCCCCGAAATCATCAAGGAATTGACTGAAGACAGCTGGGTATTCGGGCCCAAGTCCATGCTTTTCAGCGCCCTCGACGTGGAGAAAATTTCCAAGGACGTCAGAGTCCTGTATTTTAAAGACTATGCGCGCCACTGGAATCAGGCCTTGCAGGAACTTCGTGTTTTTACTCCCAGGAGCTTGGTCGGTGCTGCTGACCTCGCGGAGCAGCTTGGTTCCGGAGTATCCCCGGTGGTGCTGATGCTGCGAGAATTGCGCAAAAATACGACTTTTGTCACGCGGGAAGAACAAGAAAGCGGATTGGAGAGTGCCGTGGAGGATCAGGCGGCCAAACGGGGAACCAGGAAATTGGCGGGCGTGGCCGGAACAGCGCTTGCCAAGGCTGCCACCGAAAGCGTTTTGGACGTTGTAGCGCAGGCACGCACCAAGGTTGCCCGGGAGGCGCTACGGGACGCGCAGCTGGTCACTCAGTCTTTCAAGCATCTTGACAGTCTCATTGATGCAGAAGGAAATCCTGCTCCGGCTCTCAAGGGGGTTCATGACGCCATGAGGGACGCCGGCCTTCTTTTTCGAAGGATCAATGACAGCAACAACAGAAGCAAACAGTTGCTTGCTGCCTTGCAGGATATCGCCGAAGACCGGGACGACACCTTGCATTCGCTCAGCAGTGCTGCGGAAAGGCTGCCCGCGCCTGTTCGAAAATGGTACTCCACAGTGTCCACGGGTGGCTTGAAACAGATGCTTGCAGAAGCTGCATCGATCATCGATTCCGTCTATCATGATTCTGTATTGCATGTGTACAATGCAGGATTGAAGGAACTTTATCCGCTACGCATAGATAGCGAGCTGGATGCAAATCTTGTTGAATTTACAAATTTTTTCAAAAAAGCGGGAGTATTCGACGTATTTCATGACACCTATATCCGGCCATTCGTCTCAAAAAATGGAGAAATTCGTCCTGTTCTGGGTTGTTCGCTGCCAATTTCGAAAGAATCAATTGAGCAATTGCAGCGGGTTCGCAAGATTCAGGATGCCTTCTTTGTTTCCGATAATGATTTAGGCATCAGCTTCCTCATTGAACCGTATGCTCTCGACGTAAAACTCAAACAAGTTGAACTTTCCCATGGGAGCAAGATGCTGAGCTATTGGCACGGGCCGGTCCAGGGCGCGAATTTTGTCTGGCCGCTCGATGCGGGTCAGTCTCCCGAGGCCTCTTTGGCCATGACGGATGTTCACGCAGTCAGGGCATTCAAGGAGATGCGTGGGGATTGGGCTTTTTTTCGCCTTCTGCAGAACGGGAAAGTCAAGCTGATGGAAGGAAATAAGTGCATTGTTGAATTGTACGAAAACGGAAAATGGGCGCAGTTTCTTATCCAGTTCCGAAACAAGGCAAACCCATTCGATCCTGAGGTATGCAGCTTTTCTTTGCCCGAAACGCTGTTCTGA
- the tssJ gene encoding type VI secretion system lipoprotein TssJ: protein MMRYALVLFMLSVLGFLGGCAKPRIDLAVASQINSNPDHTGRPSPVIVKVYELRSDLAFSQSDFRPLFETPVQVLGADLLAADELVLVPGEARRITYEPVEGTRFLGLLAGFRQVERAKWKVVSPVDFEEVNTVGIEIRDATLILIPGEEVADWDPLQAVYKFHNPTGENTAAMDEGVSAEPSASDAGESSAGRGRDGSALGDR from the coding sequence ATGATGCGTTACGCCCTTGTTTTATTCATGCTGTCGGTGCTTGGTTTTCTCGGAGGATGTGCCAAACCCCGGATCGACCTTGCCGTGGCCAGCCAGATCAACTCCAATCCCGACCATACGGGGCGGCCATCTCCGGTCATCGTCAAGGTTTACGAGCTGCGATCCGATCTGGCGTTTAGCCAATCGGATTTCCGTCCTCTCTTCGAGACCCCGGTCCAGGTCCTCGGGGCCGATCTTCTCGCGGCGGACGAACTGGTGCTCGTTCCGGGAGAGGCCCGGCGAATTACTTACGAGCCTGTTGAGGGGACACGATTTCTGGGATTGCTGGCCGGGTTTCGTCAGGTGGAGCGGGCCAAATGGAAGGTCGTCTCCCCCGTCGATTTCGAAGAGGTGAACACCGTTGGAATAGAAATCCGTGACGCTACGCTGATACTCATCCCCGGCGAAGAGGTTGCTGATTGGGATCCCTTGCAGGCGGTGTACAAGTTCCACAATCCCACAGGGGAGAACACTGCTGCCATGGATGAAGGCGTATCGGCGGAACCGTCTGCCTCCGATGCCGGTGAATCTTCCGCTGGACGTGGGCGTGACGGGTCCGCTCTGGGCGACAGATAA
- the tagH gene encoding type VI secretion system-associated FHA domain protein TagH yields MFEIISRQKFSANFPTTHVFSEAGGFIGRSDECEWILPDRGRRISRKHAIISCDGHAFYIEDVSRNGIFTQPGTMPLERGVQHKIEHGNSYTIGVYSFQARLLHRPDAYIEPRAGGNFLLPADNMLSSDPLVALEQQENFEVKRRLGYYDDLLGETMQTQGDSPADHNSVATDSLCHVNMIPESEVIELPEDWDDETDSALSAAAPAASPAAPAAPPAVEHGPPTQDRVPVPETDVFFRMLGFSQIPDSPQERARMLGQAAEIILAAVDGLHHCLRNQAECKADLRLPVTTMRLSDNNPLNFTPTSKVALEHLLGPTREGMLPAGKAMLSGFNALHGHHLGLVAGARASIRAVLEKISPKSVEARLEYNGPVYFWQKARLWHLFQKMHQALLDDHEGFAALFLHDFARAYDMQVRTLNPLTERSVFKGDS; encoded by the coding sequence ATGTTTGAAATCATAAGCCGACAAAAATTTTCGGCAAATTTTCCTACCACTCACGTTTTCAGTGAGGCGGGCGGATTTATTGGGCGTTCAGACGAGTGCGAATGGATACTTCCCGACAGAGGAAGGCGTATCTCTCGAAAACACGCAATAATCAGTTGCGATGGTCATGCGTTTTATATCGAGGACGTCAGTCGTAACGGAATTTTTACGCAGCCGGGCACAATGCCGCTGGAAAGGGGGGTGCAGCACAAGATCGAGCATGGGAACAGCTACACTATAGGCGTCTATTCCTTCCAGGCTCGCCTTCTCCATCGCCCGGATGCGTATATCGAGCCGCGAGCGGGCGGGAATTTTTTGCTCCCGGCCGACAACATGCTGTCCTCCGATCCCCTGGTTGCCTTGGAGCAGCAGGAGAATTTCGAGGTCAAGCGGCGTCTGGGTTACTATGACGACCTGCTCGGTGAAACCATGCAGACCCAGGGGGACTCTCCCGCTGATCACAACAGCGTGGCCACGGACAGTTTGTGCCATGTCAACATGATCCCCGAATCCGAGGTTATTGAATTGCCAGAAGATTGGGACGATGAAACTGACAGCGCCTTGTCGGCGGCCGCTCCGGCAGCGTCACCCGCCGCTCCCGCAGCGCCACCTGCCGTCGAGCATGGTCCTCCCACGCAGGATCGCGTTCCAGTACCGGAAACCGATGTTTTTTTCAGGATGCTCGGTTTTTCCCAAATCCCCGATTCGCCGCAGGAACGGGCACGCATGCTCGGTCAGGCGGCTGAAATCATACTCGCGGCGGTGGACGGATTGCATCACTGTTTGCGAAATCAAGCCGAATGCAAGGCCGATCTGCGCCTTCCCGTGACCACGATGCGGCTGTCCGACAACAACCCTCTCAACTTCACTCCCACTTCCAAGGTCGCTCTGGAGCATCTGCTTGGCCCCACGCGGGAGGGCATGCTTCCGGCAGGAAAGGCCATGCTCTCCGGCTTCAACGCGTTGCACGGGCATCACCTGGGACTCGTGGCGGGGGCCCGGGCATCCATCCGGGCCGTCCTCGAAAAAATATCCCCCAAGTCCGTGGAGGCGCGTCTGGAATACAATGGCCCTGTTTATTTTTGGCAAAAGGCCAGACTTTGGCATTTGTTTCAGAAAATGCATCAGGCGCTTCTGGATGATCATGAGGGCTTTGCCGCTCTATTTTTGCATGATTTTGCCCGCGCTTACGACATGCAGGTGAGGACGCTCAACCCGTTGACGGAGCGCTCTGTTTTCAAAGGAGATTCATGA